The following coding sequences lie in one Manis pentadactyla isolate mManPen7 chromosome 19, mManPen7.hap1, whole genome shotgun sequence genomic window:
- the PEA15 gene encoding astrocytic phosphoprotein PEA-15 codes for MAEYGTLLQDLTNNITLEDLEQLKSACKEDIPSEKSEEITTGRAWFSFLESHHKLDKDNLSYIEHIFEISRRPDLLTMVVDYRTRVLKISEEDELDTKLTRIPSAKKYKDIIRQPSEEEIIKLAPPPKKA; via the exons ATGGCCGAGTATGGGACCCTCCTCCAGGACCTGACCAACAACATCACCCTTGAAGATCTGGAACAGCTCAAATCAGCCTGCAAGGAGGACATCCCCAGCGAGAAGAGTGAGGAGATCACCACTGGCAGGGCCTGGTTCAGCTTCCTGGAGAGCCACCACAAGCTGGACAAAG ACAACCTCTCCTACATCGAGCACATCTTTGAGATCTCCCGCCGTCCTGATCTACTCACTATGGTGGTTGACTACAGAACCCGTGTTCTGAAGATCTCCGAGGAGGATGAGCTGGACACCAAGCTTACTCGTATCCCCAGTGCCAAGAAGTACAAAG ACATTATCCGGCAGCCCTCTGAGGAAGAGATCATCAAATTGGCCCCTCCACCGAAGAAAGCCTGA